From the Musa acuminata AAA Group cultivar baxijiao chromosome BXJ1-2, Cavendish_Baxijiao_AAA, whole genome shotgun sequence genome, one window contains:
- the LOC135594754 gene encoding probable inorganic phosphate transporter 1-4, producing the protein MAGGQLQVLGALDLAKTRWYHFTATVIAGMGFFTDAYDLFCISFVTKLLGRIYSFDPNSKSPGTLPPNVSAAITRVAFCGALSGQLFFGWLGDKLGRKKAYGMTLMLMAICSIAIGLSLGHTAKGVMATLCLFRFWLGFGVGGDYLLSATIMSEYAYKKTRGAFIAVVFTTQGFGILTGGIVSIIISAAFKERFDYPAYRDDRTGSSVPEADYIWCTTLMLGALPAALTYYWRMKMPETARYTALVAKNAERAAPDLAKVIRIKRERVLWNNSIRVRRNYVSDSIMPSI; encoded by the exons ATGGCCGGAGGTCAGCTCCAAGTGCTCGGGGCACTCGACCTTGCCAAGACGCGGTGGTATCACTTCACGGCCACCGTCATTGCTGGCATGGGCTTCTTCACCGACGCCTACGATCTCTTCTGCATCTCCTTCGTCACGAAGCTCCTTGGCCGCATCTATTCCTTCGACCCCAACTCGAAATCACCCGGGACGCTCCCGCCCAACGTGTCCGCTGCCATCACCCGCGTGGCCTTCTGTGGTGCCCTCTCTGGCCAGCTCTTCTTCGGGTGGCTCGGCGACAAGCTTGGACGCAAGAAGGCGTATGGCATGACGCTCATGCTCATGGCCATCTGCTCCATCGCGATCGGTCTCTCCCTCGGTCACACCGCCAAGGGCGTCATGGCCACCCTCTGCCTCTTCCGCTTCTGGCTCGGCTTTGGTGTCGGCGGCGATTACCTGCTCTCCGCCACCATCATGTCGGAGTACGCCTACAAGAAGACCCGTGGCGCCTTCATCGCAGTCGTTTTCACTACGCAGGGCTTCGGCATCCTCACTGGCGGAATCGTCTCCATCATCATCTCCGCCGCCTTCAAGGAGCGCTTCGACTATCCGGCCTACAGGGACGACCGCACCGGCTCCAGCGTCCCGGAGGCCGACTACATCTGGTGCACAACTCTCATGCTGGGCGCCCTCCCGGCTGCCTTAACCTACTACTGGCGGATGAAGATGCCAGAGACCGCGCGGTACACTGCTCTTGTTGCCAAGAACGCGGAACGGGCGGCCCCCGA cttggccaaggtcattcgaattaagagagaaagagttctctggaataattcgattagagtgaggaGAAACTATGTGTCTGATAGCATCATGCCCAGTATATAg